A stretch of the Theileria equi strain WA chromosome 1, complete sequence genome encodes the following:
- a CDS encoding hypothetical protein (encoded by transcript BEWA_031620A), with protein sequence MKNNIVDEYFAPRVQIDISKPIGAYIPYGNSLMFVVSMRLQGMDFFRYIHSRDDGKPFTMSDVIHKDIGLGIFSTKSLKSLSVFYRDGDNTLDIPLMILFEEQTGGYCYYYRSGSKWTKECRESQLSESDTERKLEDIVDECCPYCGISKKTLWALWTLSALFFIYALFEAFVTYKKPEWSLIYKLAGSIEFVIHKAEIWMIENVPIFKHFLMLVVAKDKPPQGFLGAWKRSMTLEVAYIVVYIISMTFVSMTALDLADLVHFLPRAPQIHVRFISILSFLPQDLSFYGMNLAPPFSLEHPHLSSPPTLPTGNIPLVLHKNAIFPNHGISRLQYIKEQVEPLAKPTDSKADTAAPLSPVAKSTFDASINDKNSATMSQASVGKGDGSVVKKATGPTQAPAKNEAKEDTGTFYDNLPFVPHLGESEGETEEVSKDEFPPETGDLSPEGKSEVVVMYKLQKRPLKILASAFITLCFFFYTYCLWIVFTFVLNKGTDLDALTRHPEQFTPLIE encoded by the exons ATGAAAAATAACATTGTTGATGAATACTTTGCTCCTAGGGTCCAAATAGACATTTCTAAACCCATAGGTGCATATATTCCCTACGGAAATTCCCTCATGTTTGTGGTTTCTATGCGTCTTCAAGGGATGGACTTTTTTAGGTACATACACTCTAGAGATGATGGAAAGCCATTTACCATGTCGGACGTTATTCATAAGGATATTGGACTTGGGATATTCTCCACTAAATCTCTGAAAAGCCTATCTGTCTTTTACAGGGACGGCGATAACACACTCGATATTCCTCTAATGATCTTGTTTGAGGAACAGACGGGAGGTTACTGCTACTATTATAGGAGTGGTAGCAAGTGGACAAAAGAGTGCAGAGAATCTCAACTTTCTGAGTCTGACACAGAGCGTAAACTTGAAGATATTGTAGATGAGTGTTGCCCATATTGTGGAATCTCAAAGAAGACGTTATGGGCACTTTGGACACTCTCTGCGctattcttcatctatgCTCTCTTTGAAGCATTTGTCACGTACAAGAAACCAGAGTGGAGTCTAATATACAAACTTGCGGGTAGTATAGAATTTGTGATACACAAGGCAGAGATATGGATGATTGAGAATGTCCCGATTTTTAAACACTTTCTTATGCTAGTCGTTGCTAAGGATAAGCCTCCACAGGG ATTTCTGGGTGCTTGGAAGCGAAGCATGACTCTAGAGGTAGCCTATATTGTGGTATACATCATCTCAATGACATTTGTTTCCATGACGGCTTTGGATTTGGCGGATTTGGTGCATTTCCTTCCGAGGGCTCCACAGATTCATGTACGTTTCATTtctattttatcatttctCCCACAGGACCTGTCGTTTTATGGTATGAATTTGGCTCCACCATTTTCTCTTGAGCATCCACATCTTTCTTCACCGCCAACTTTACCAACTGGAAACATACCACTTGTACTTCACAAGAATGCAATTTTTCCAAACCATGGCATTTCACGCCTTCAGTACATCAAGGAACAAGTGGAACCGTTGGCAAAGCCTACAGATTCCAAAGCTGATACAGCAGCTCCACTCTCTCCTGTTGCCAAGAGCACCTTTGACGCCTCGATTAATGACAAGAATAGTGCAACCATGAGCCAGGCATCCGTAGGAAAAGGTGATGGTTCTGTCGTAAAAAAGGCTACTGGTCCTACGCAGGCGCCTGCGAAGAATGAGGCAAAGGAAGATACAGGCACATTTTATGATAATCTCCCATTTGTTCCGCATCTTGGAGAATCAGAGGGTGAGACTGAAGAAGTTTCAAAGGATGAGTTTCCACCAGAAACTGGTGATTTAAGTCCAGAGGGTAAATCCGAGGTTGTTGTAATGTACAAGTTGCAAAAGAGAC CTCTAAAGATTCTGGCTTCTGCGTTTATAACACTCTGCTTCTTCTTTTATACCTACTGTCTCTGGATCGTCTTTACCTTTGTCTTGAACAAGGGCACAGACCTGGATGCACTCACTAGACATCCAGAACAATTTACTCCACTTATTGAATGA
- a CDS encoding 26S protease regulatory subunit, putative (encoded by transcript BEWA_031630A), protein MSAQSEAVDLTEISLLSDRDVRARTNMIDAEVKILKSEHARLKSQSKMIQERIKDNMEKIQLNKQLPYLVANVVELLDFEQDEDEECGLISNVESKKTGKSLVIKTSTRQTIYLPVIGLVPHTELRPGDLVGVNKDSYLVLDKLPPEYDNRVKAMEVCERPTEDYSDIGGLDKQIQELIEAIVLPITHKERFDKIGIKPPKGILMHGPPGTGKTLLARACAAQTKATFLKLAGPQLVQMFIGDGAKMVRDAFSLAKEKAPTIIFIDEIDAIGTKRFDSELSGDREVQRTMLELLNQLDGFSSDDRVKVIAATNRPYTLDPALLRSGRLDRKIELPHPNEEARANIIQIHSRKMNVNKDTNFLELARSTDNFNGAQLKAVCIEAGMVALRRGATEIEHEDFVEGITMVQAKKKNALNYLA, encoded by the exons ATGAGTGCACAGAGCGAAGCTGTTGATTTGACGGAGATCTCGCTCCTGAGCGACCGCGATGTTAGGGCCAGGACCAACATGATCGACGCTGAAGTCAAAATACTCAAAAGCGAACACGCCAGACTCAAATCGCAAAGCAAGATGATACAAGAAAGGATCAAGGACAATATGGAAAAGATCCAGCTGAACAAACAGCTCCCCTATCTTGTCGCCAATGTTGTCGAG CTACTCGACTTTGAGCAAGACGAAGATGAAGAGTGTGGACTCATAAGCAACGTAGAATCCAAAAAAACTGGGAAATCTCTAGTCATAAAAACATCCACCAGACAG ACAATTTATCTCCCAGTAATTGGTCTAGTTCCTCACACCGAGCTTCGCCCAGGTGACCTTGTTGGCGTCAACAAGGACAGCTATCTCGTCCTGGACAAGCTTCCTCCAGAGTATGACAATAGAGTTAAAGCCATGGAGGTTTGCGAGAGACCAACTGAGGACTATTCCGATATTGGAGGGCTGGATAAACAGATCCAGGAACTCATCGAAGCCATTGTACTCCCAATCACACACAAGGAACGCTTTGATAAAATTGGTATCAAACCACCAAAAG GAATTCTCATGCATGGCCCGCCGGGTACCGGAAAAACTCTCTTGGCTCGTGCCTGTGCTGCACAAACAAAGGcgacatttttaaaattggCAGGTCCCCAATTGGTACAAATGTTCATTGGTGACGGCGCCAAAATGGTTAGGGATGCCTTTAGCCTTGCCAAGGAAAAGGCACCTactatcatctttatag ACGAAATTGATGCTATTGGTACAAAACGTTTCGATAGCGAATTGTCTGGAGACAGAGAAGTCCAGAGGACAATGTTGGAGCTCTTGAACCAGTTGGATGGATTTAGCAGTGATGACAGAGTAAAAGTCATTGCAGCTACCAATCGACCATACACTTTGGATCCTGCACTCTTGCGTTCCGGTAGATTAGACAGAAAGATCGAACTACCACACCCAAATGAAGAAGCTCGAGCAAACATCATTCAAATACACTCGAGAAAAATGAATGTCAATAAGGATACCAACTTCCTAGAACTGGCAAGGTCAACTGACAATTTCAATGGAGCACAGCTCAAAGCTGTCTGCATAGAAGCAGGAATGGTTGCACTCCGCCGTGGAGCCACTGAAATTGAACATGAAGACTTTGTAGAAGGAATCACAATGGTACAAgccaagaagaagaatgcACTCAACTATCTAGCTTAA